The Kribbella sp. NBC_00662 nucleotide sequence CGTTCGGGTGCCGGAAGAACAGGTAGCTCGCGAACGGCACCGTGTCCCGCACCTTGCCGCCGAGCAGCTCGTGCACGGGCACGCCGAGCTCGCGACCCTGCAGGTCGAGGCACGCGAACTCGATTGCCGCCAGCAACTGAGTGCGGTTGTTGTACAGGCTGGCGGTCGGGTTGGCGAGCATCCAGCGCAACGCCTCGGTGCGGGCCGGGTCGTGCCCGAGCAGGTACGGCTTCAACCCGGCGACCGCGGCCTCCGCACTCTGCCCGCCGCCACCCATCTCGCCCAGGCCGATCAGCCCGTTGTCGGCCTCGACCTCCACCACGGTCCGTACGAAGCGTCCCCAGTGCGCCCCGTTGCTGTGCCGTAGCGGTGCCTCGAGCGGCACGGTGACCGTGGTCGCGCGTACGTCGACGATCTTCACTTCGCGCCCTCCGGCAGTACGACGGGCAGACCCGCGGTCAGTCCGCCGTCCACCTTCACGTCGGCACCGGTCATGAACGACGCGGCCGGCGACGACAGGAAATAGATGACCTCGGCAACTTCTCCCGGCGTCGCGACGCGGCCGAGCGGATGCGATCGCCCCCACTCGGCGACCACGTCGTCTGTCGACCGCTCACCACCGAACTGCGCCGCGGACGTCCGCAGCATCGGTGTGTCCACAGAGCCCGGACAGACCGCATTCACCCGGATCCCGTCGTCAGCATGGTCCACAGCCATCGCCCGCACCAGGCTGAGTAGCGCGCCCTTCCCCATCGAGTAGGCCGCGACGCTCTTCTGCGCCGCATACGCCTGCACCGAGGCGACCACCACAACACTCCCGCCGCGCGGCAACTTGGGCACGAACGCCTGGCAGGCGAAGAACACGCCTCCGACGTTCACCGCCATCACCTCGTCGTAAACGGCGTCCGGCGTGTCCACAACGGTCCCGTACCGCTGGACTCCCGCGGCACAGACCAGCGCATCGACGGGTCCGACCTCCGTGGCGAGTGCGGCAAGGGCCGCGCGGTCGGCAACGTCGACGGCACGCCCGGTCACGAGCTCACCGAGCTCAGCCTCCAGGGCACCCAGCGCGGCGGCGTCCCGGTCGAGCGCGACCACTCGATCCCCCGCGGCGACGAACCGTTCGACTGCACCTCGTCCGATCCCGGCGGCACCACCGGTGACCACGACTGTGCGGCTACTCATACACGTCCTTTCAGAACTGACCGAGGGCCAGGCCCCGGGAGAAGAAGCGTTGGGCG carries:
- a CDS encoding SDR family NAD(P)-dependent oxidoreductase — translated: MSSRTVVVTGGAAGIGRGAVERFVAAGDRVVALDRDAAALGALEAELGELVTGRAVDVADRAALAALATEVGPVDALVCAAGVQRYGTVVDTPDAVYDEVMAVNVGGVFFACQAFVPKLPRGGSVVVVASVQAYAAQKSVAAYSMGKGALLSLVRAMAVDHADDGIRVNAVCPGSVDTPMLRTSAAQFGGERSTDDVVAEWGRSHPLGRVATPGEVAEVIYFLSSPAASFMTGADVKVDGGLTAGLPVVLPEGAK